GGGCCGGACGATCAGCCCGATCCCGACGAACCCGACGACGACGCCGAGCGTTCCGACGGCCGAGAGGCGTTCGTCGAGGAGGACGAGCGCCCACAGCGCGGTGACGATCGGGACGAGCGCCTGCAGGATCGCGGCGATGCCGCTCGGGACGGTCTGTTGGCCGACGAACAACAGTCCGTTTCCGGCGACGAGGAAGACGCCACCGGCAGCGATTGCGGCGACGTTGTTCCGGCCGGTCGGAACCCATCCCCGGTCGTCGGTCGTCACGCCGACGTATCCCAAGAGGAGAATCGCTGCGACGTCGTACCGGAACGCCGCAAACAGGAGCGGCGGCAGATATCCCAGTCCGATCGAAATCGCGGGGAACGACACGCCCCAGAGGAGCGAGAGACCGACGAGCAAAGCCGGGACGCGGAGGCGAGACACGACGAGTTGTTCCCGCGAGAGGGTAAAATCCCTACCGGAATGCGAACAGGCGATCCGGCGACGACTGGCGAGCGTGGATCGCAGTGGGCGTCCTCGACGCCTCGCTCCCGCCTGGGCGACTCGCCAGCGAGCGGTCAACGCATACGGCCCCTGCTCGCGTTCTGATATATAACTCATTGCTCGGGGGAGGTCAACTCTCGGCGACGGCGATAATCAGCAAAATTTGCTTTCTTCGGCGACGATACCAGCAGATATACAACGGCGGCTTGCCCAAACGATCCCATGGAAGATGACCGATTCGGCGGCCTAGGCCGACGTGCTATCGGTCGCTGGTGCGCTCTCGACGCCAGCCTCCAGGGCAGCCTCGTCGCTCTCGCGATAGCCGCCGCCGTGACCTTCGGTGCCGAGATCCCATGATCGCCGCGGTCGGCCGGACGCTCCCCGGTATCGTTGTTCTCTGTCTCGGCGCGTTGGCGGCGCGCCGGTTCTCGACGCTCGCCGGTGTCAGCGAACTGCTGTTGGCCATCGGATTGGGCGTCGCCCTCGCGAACACAGTCGGCGTCCCGGAGCGGGTCCGTGCCGGAGTGGGGACACACGACGTCTGGCTCGCCGCGGGAATCGTGTTGCTCGGGGGCTCGCTGACGCTCGGGTCCGTCCTCGAAACCGGCAACAGTGTTTTGTTGTTGTTGGTCACCGCCGTGACGGTCACTGTCCTTCTGGTGGAGGCGATCGCTCGGAACGTCGCTGGATTGACCGAGCGACTCGGATCACTGCTCGCCGCCGGGGCCGGGATCTGCGGCGTCTCGGCGGTCGTCGCCGTCGGCGGTGCGATCCGCGCGAAGGAGACACAGATCGCCTACGCCGCCGCGGTTATCCTGTTGGTCGATGCGGTTACGATCGTCGTCTATCCGATCGTCGGCTCCGTGCTCGGTCTCTCCGGGATCGCCTTCGGGGTCTGGACCGGAGTCAGTATGCTCTCGACCGGGCCGGTGGTCGCCGTCGGATTCGCCCACTCAGAGGTCGCCGGCCAGTGGGCGACGGTGACGAAACTCGCGCGCAACGTTTTGATCGGCGCCGTCGCGCTCGGCTACGCGAGTTACTACGCGCGGCGGGGATCCGGCGGCCAGACCTCTCTTCGGATGTTGTGGGCGAACTTTCCGAAGTTCGTCCTCGGGTTTCTTGCCTTCGTCGGTCTCGCGAGCGCCGGGGTCTTCTCGCCCGGGCAACGCGCTTCGATGGCGAACGCCGTCGATTGGCTGTTCTTGTTGGCGTTCGTCGGTCTCGGGACGGAGATCCGAATCGAGGACATCCGACGGACCGGCTTCGCCCCCGCACTCGTCGTGTTCGGGGTGGTATCGGTCGTGAGCGCCCTGTCGCTCGCGGTCGCGCTTGCGGTGTTCTGAGGGCTTCCTCGACCGCCGTCGGGGACTGTGCCCCCCGAACCGGGAGGTTATTTGTCCGGCCGGCCCCTCGAATCGATATGGATTCGTCGGCCCTTATGTGGCATTCCGCCCTCGTGGCGGGGGTCGTCGTTTCGCTTGCAACCCTCGTGTACGTGAGTCGGCCCGGTGGGCGGTGGGGGGCGATCGCCCGAAAACGACTCGTGATGGGACTCCCGTGGGGTACGCTCGTCGCCGTCGCGGGCGTCGCCTGTTTTTATTTGTTCGTCCAGGACGGCCTCGCGAACCCCCGAAATCCCCTCGAGATACCGTTTCGGGCCTACAGCTACTTTTATCCGCTCGGGATCCTCACCTCCGGGTTCGCCCACACGAGTCTGGGCCACGTTACGAGCAACCTGCTCGGGACGTTGGTCTTCGGGTCGCTGGCCGAGTACGCCTGGAGTCACTTTCCCCGCCGCCGCGGGCGCTCGTCGTTCGCGTCGCTCGGATCGAACCCCTTCGTCCGGATCGCGGCGTGGACTCTCGGCGCCGCAGGCGCGGCCGTCGCGACGTCGACGTTCGGGCTCGGCCCGGTGATCGGGTTCTCCGGAGCCCTCTTCGCGTTCGTCGGGTTCGCGCTGGTCCGGTTCCCGATCGCGACCGTCGTTGCCGCCCTCTCGACGCGGGTCGTCACCCAACTGTACAACGCGATCCGCGTGCCGGAAGTCCAACAGTCGGCCGCGGAGACGTTCTCGCGGCCGTGGTGGGCGGGAATCGCGATACAGGGCCACGCCGTCGGCCTGTTGCTCGGTGTCGTGGCCGGGACGGCGCTTCTGTACCGCCGGGACGTTCGCCCGACCCCCGAACACGTCTGGCTCGCAGCGCTCGCCTTCGCCGTCGATCGGGGGCTGTGGGCCGTCTACCTCCCGGAAGGCTCCGAGACCTACCGGCTATTCAGGGCGCTCGGGATGGCCGCAGTCTTCGTCCTCGCCGCGATCGTGGCGGGCGGGACGTCGGCGACGACCCGGGCGTTGCTCCCGAGTGTCGATCTCTCGCGCCGAGACGTGGCGTTCGGGGTGGTCTTCGCCGCGCTCGTGGCGGTCGCGTTCGTCGGCGTCCCGCTGAACCTGTCCGCGGTCGAGGACCCGACGGCCGGCGTCGGGGAGGCCGACGCGGTCGAGGTCGGAGATTACACCGTCCTCTACGCTGAGGGCGTCGAGAACCGGTTCGTCTCCTCGGTTCCGGTCCCCGGCGGCGAAAACCGGACCGAGAACCGCGTCAAATCGAGCGGCCTCATCGTCGTCTCCGAGCGCCGGAACATCTGGTGGGAGGAGGTCTCCGCCGCACGCTTGGAGTCGGCCGGTGCCGCGACGATCCGCGTCGGCGGCCTCGCCTGGAGCGAGGACGTCCGGGCGACGCGGACGACCTGGGCCGTCGCGGGCGGGAACGCGACGTATCACGTCCGCCTCGGGCTTGCGGCCGAGAACAGCAGCGATCGCCCCGTCGTGTTCCGGGCGGACCCCGTCGAGGCCGACGCCGTCGTCGACGGCCGGCGGCTGTCGATCGCACCGGCCGGCGACGGCTTCGAGGTCGCCGTCTCCCGCCGCAACGAGACGCTCGGGAGGGCAGCCATCCCGCCGGGGAACGGGACAGTGACGACGGGAGGCGTCACGCTCTTTCGGGAAAACCGGAACCTGTTCGCGGAGCGCGGGCTAACGCGAGTCCGGATCGCCAGGCGGGCCGGATGACCCCGCCGGTGGTCACTCCCACTCGATCCGGTAGACTTCGGTGTCGATCGATCGGGTCTCGGAGTCGTGGTGTTCGAACTGCCGGGGGAGTTCGAACTCCGCGGCGAAAGCGTGAGTGACTTGCCCGCCGTTGTCGCCGGCGAACGCCCGGACGAACGACTCGCTGCCCGCATTGTGGACCGAATACGAGACCGACGAGACCGCCGCCGCGGCCTCCAGGAACGCCCGATCGGCCCCTTCGTTGCCGGACTGTGCGCCGAACGGCGGATTCATGAGCACGGTCGCGTCGCCGCCGGGCACCAGCGGGAGGTCGGTTACGTCGCCGCGAACCCACGAGACGTCGGTCATCGCGCCCACGCGTCGCTCGTTCTCCCGCGCCGTCGAAAGCGGCGCGGGATCGATGTCGACCCCCACGACCAACTCGGGGCCGCGAAGGGCCGCCCCCAGCGCGAGCATTCCCGTCCCGCAGCCGAGGTCGAGT
The genomic region above belongs to Natronomonas moolapensis 8.8.11 and contains:
- a CDS encoding METTL5 family protein → MTDGTAGATRRRLAQELAVVAGFEDPHAPLEQYHTPPDLAAHIVHVADLNGDVEGRTVLDLGCGTGMLALGAALRGPELVVGVDIDPAPLSTARENERRVGAMTDVSWVRGDVTDLPLVPGGDATVLMNPPFGAQSGNEGADRAFLEAAAAVSSVSYSVHNAGSESFVRAFAGDNGGQVTHAFAAEFELPRQFEHHDSETRSIDTEVYRIEWE
- a CDS encoding YeiH family protein; this translates as MIAAVGRTLPGIVVLCLGALAARRFSTLAGVSELLLAIGLGVALANTVGVPERVRAGVGTHDVWLAAGIVLLGGSLTLGSVLETGNSVLLLLVTAVTVTVLLVEAIARNVAGLTERLGSLLAAGAGICGVSAVVAVGGAIRAKETQIAYAAAVILLVDAVTIVVYPIVGSVLGLSGIAFGVWTGVSMLSTGPVVAVGFAHSEVAGQWATVTKLARNVLIGAVALGYASYYARRGSGGQTSLRMLWANFPKFVLGFLAFVGLASAGVFSPGQRASMANAVDWLFLLAFVGLGTEIRIEDIRRTGFAPALVVFGVVSVVSALSLAVALAVF
- a CDS encoding rhomboid family intramembrane serine protease translates to MDSSALMWHSALVAGVVVSLATLVYVSRPGGRWGAIARKRLVMGLPWGTLVAVAGVACFYLFVQDGLANPRNPLEIPFRAYSYFYPLGILTSGFAHTSLGHVTSNLLGTLVFGSLAEYAWSHFPRRRGRSSFASLGSNPFVRIAAWTLGAAGAAVATSTFGLGPVIGFSGALFAFVGFALVRFPIATVVAALSTRVVTQLYNAIRVPEVQQSAAETFSRPWWAGIAIQGHAVGLLLGVVAGTALLYRRDVRPTPEHVWLAALAFAVDRGLWAVYLPEGSETYRLFRALGMAAVFVLAAIVAGGTSATTRALLPSVDLSRRDVAFGVVFAALVAVAFVGVPLNLSAVEDPTAGVGEADAVEVGDYTVLYAEGVENRFVSSVPVPGGENRTENRVKSSGLIVVSERRNIWWEEVSAARLESAGAATIRVGGLAWSEDVRATRTTWAVAGGNATYHVRLGLAAENSSDRPVVFRADPVEADAVVDGRRLSIAPAGDGFEVAVSRRNETLGRAAIPPGNGTVTTGGVTLFRENRNLFAERGLTRVRIARRAG